The following proteins come from a genomic window of Sardina pilchardus chromosome 13, fSarPil1.1, whole genome shotgun sequence:
- the LOC134099087 gene encoding lebercilin-like protein, whose product MSFQHFDDADYEGGQGDALSCSRSSRSSVESISSNRSKEQTRAYSSRESSPAPYYQDDFEVDKDTSSVLEISHASPVKTSLKKAKSFNLKVQRRSGVQLLHQKKSLRPGLKAPLFPPIRPRDAVGQRVASAREHRIKELSSQVSELQRQLDGAWQENRLMRRVQNRHTTALQHFQDSESGLPQILLKHGKEVHALQELLRKARGQRNSMARRIASMEDRLQEASGERHRLQLLCRQRHLGEREELTEQLSKLSLELEVKTKRMKDLERNLELSNACFSRHLGTEVKKTVEARDLSKLLQEQIDQLTQKIRERERELENHNIYSHRFPKAKKGTKETKAIQTEGFSPLPLEAPVCKLEIEYESEEHLEKQRSNRSMDLCAIDFSELLKDQNDTDRSLAEDSESEGYSAIAAAAEGTDAGLNEEEQQVDCDENYEDDEDDGEINEMSGLPRNAARNPSSPGQADTSLDLHDLLGTSCPSANKQTTPRARRHYTFKETVQNLHRGRPAHGLQKGSKGPAAGPSLDGDGAPYRPSFLSGSAGRAQPSAQEDQRHDGEENSRSRKSSLMRELFGLADAAEPRAEQETHGKEPAPAVSSDSDRTSAYVLGDTASHIRDRFIIFD is encoded by the exons ATGTCTTTTCAACACTTCGATGATGCTGACTATGAAGGTGGACAAGGAGATGCACTTTCCTGCAGTAGGTCTAGCAGGTCTTCGGTTGAGTCCATCTCATCCAACAGGAGCAAAGAGCAAACAAGAGCTTACAGCAGTCGAGAAAGTTCTCCAGCACCCTACTATCAGGACGATTTCGAGGTTGATAAAGACACATCCTCTGTGCTCGAGATATCCCACGCCTCGCCAGTAAAGACATCTCTTAAGAAAGCAAAAAGTTTCAATCTCAAAG TCCAAAGGCGATCAGGTGTGCAGCTTTTACACCAAAAGAAGAGTCTCCGCCCTGGCCTCAAAGCGCCGCTTTTCCCCCCCATCCGGCCTAGGGACGCCGTGGGCCAGCGGGTGGCGTCGGCTCGGGAGCACCGCATCAAGGAGCTGAGCAGCCAGGTGTCGGAGCTGCAGCGTCAGCTGGACGGTGCCTGGCAGGAGAACCGGCTGATGCGCCGCGTTCAGAACCGCCACACGACGGCGCTGCAGCACTTCCAGGACTCAGAGAGCGGCCTGCCACAG ATTCTGCTGAAGCACGGGAAGGAGGTGCACGCTCTCCAGGAGCTCCTGCGGAAGGCGCGGGGCCAGAGGAACAGCATGGCGCGGCGGATCGCCTCCATGGAGGACCGGCTGCAGGAGGCGTCCGGGGAGCGCCACCGCCTGCAGCTGCTGTGTCGACAGCGCCAtctaggggagagagaggagctgacaGAGCAGCTCAGCAAACTCAGCCTGGAGCTGGAAGTCAAGACCAAGAGGATgaag GACCTGGAGAGGAACCTTGAGTTGAGTAATGCATGCTTCAGCCGCCACCTGGGCACGGAGGTGAAGAAGACTGTGGAGGCTCGAGACCTGTCCAAGTTACTCCAGGAACAAATAGACCAGCTCACTCAGAAGATCAGG GAAAGGGAGCGGGAGTTGGAGAATCACAATATCTACTCACACAGATTCCCAAAGGCAAAGAAAG GAACAAAAGAGACCAAGGCTATTCAGACTGAGGGCTTTTCACCTCTGCCTTTGGAAGCTCCTGTCTGTAAGCTAGAGATCGAGTATGAGAGCGAGGAACACCTAGAGAAGCAGAGAAGCAACAGGAGCATG GACCTCTGTGCCATTGATTTCAGCGAGCTGCTGAAAGATCAGAATGACACGGACAGAAGTCTCGCAGAGGACAGTGAATCAGAGGGGTATTCAGCCATTGCTGCTG CCGCTGAGGGCACAGATGCAGGTCTGAATGAAGAGGAGCAGCAGGTTGACTGTGATGAAAATTAcgaggatgatgaagatgatggggAGATTAACGAGATGTCGGGGCTACCCCGGAACGCCGCCCGCAACCCGAGCAGCCCTGGCCAGGCCGACACCAGTCTGGACCTGCACGACCTGCTCGGAACCAGCTGCCCGTCCGCCAACAAGCAGACCACACCCCGCGCCCGGCGCCACTACACCTTCAAGGAGACCGTCCAGAACCTCCACAGGGGTCGGCCGGCCCACGGGCTCCAGAAGGGCTCCAAGGGCCCGGCTGCAGGGCCCAGCCTGGATGGAGACGGCGCCCCCTACAGGCCCTCCTTCCTGTCGGGGTCGGCCGGGAGAGCGCAGCCCTCGGCGCAGGAGGACCAGAGGCACGACGGCGAGGAGAACTCCCGCAGCCGCAAGAGCAGCCTGATGAGGGAGCTGTTTGGCCTGGCTGATGCCGCGGAGCCTCGGGCCGAGCAGGAGACCCACGGCAAGGAGCCGGCGCCCGCCGTGAGCTCGGACTCGGACCGCACGTCCGCTTACGTCCTGGGAGACACGGCGTCTCACATCAGAGACCGCTTCATCATATTTGACTGA
- the LOC134099240 gene encoding uncharacterized protein LOC134099240, whose product MSWTTVKRPAKEASVPQEQGPKRRRSASTLPQQLDGDACREAISFLVHTPDEASVLQKMRMTFQHRQDLVHDPQRTADVFKTFPRFLDVKGLINQDFLLLFGAETSSKLLEKWDTSLKPKVIKEAKHLTPSTVVCRLLKAAEKLTENEENDWDSDMASLLLLLHLLPPTAGRKRRIKISPSDAEHKMVHFHKSGCSIDEHLQGLEGKQPYILAVGRVQNRIDTFYIAVDKQLIPCQAKCSLSAFDELFKSHYVFNLSYDESLVHLYTFVQTTIFNIDVTSTDESPRVRELRAKILNEN is encoded by the exons ATGTCTTGGACTACAGTTAAACGGCCAGCCAAGGAAGCCTCAGTGCCTCAAGAACAAGGGCCAAAGCGCAGAAGATCAGCAAGCACACTGCCTCAGCAGCTTGATGGAGATGCCTGCAGGGAGGCTATTTCATTTCTTGTTCACACTCCTGATGAAGCAAGTGTACTTCAGAAGATGAGGATGACGTTCCAACATCGCCAAGACTTAGTGCATGACCCACAAAGAACTGCAGATGTCttcaaaacatttccacgctTTTTGGATGTCAAAGGACTA ATAAATCAGGACTTCTTGCTGCTCTTTGGTGCTGAAACAAGCTCCAAGTTGCTTGAGAAGTGGGACACCTCATTGAAGCCCAAGGTCATCAAAGAGGCCAAACACCTGACTCCGTCAACTGTTGTGTGTCGCCTGCTAAAAGCTGCTGAGAAACTCACAGAGAATGAAGAAAATG ACTGGGACAGTGACAtggcctctctgctgctgcttcttcaTCTTCTGCCACCCACAGCTGGACGGAAGAGGAGGATCAAGATAAGTCCAAGTGATGCAGAGCACAAAATGGTGCACTTTCACAAG TCAGGCTGCAGCATTGATGAGCACCTGCAAGGATTAGAGGGAAAACAACCATACATCCTCGCTGTTGGTCGAGTCCAGAACAGGATTGACACCTTCTACATCGCAGTCGACAAGCAGCTCATCCCCTGCCAAGCCAAATGCTCATTGAGTGCTTTTGATGAACTTTTCAAATCCCACTACGTGTTCAACCTGTCTTATGATGAGTCCCTGGTTCATCTCTACACTTTTGTGCAGACCACTATATTCAACATTGATGTAACCTCCACAGATGAGTCACCGCGTGTTCGTGAGTTACGTGCCAAAATCTTGAATGAGAATTGA